The following coding sequences are from one Geothrix sp. window:
- a CDS encoding RluA family pseudouridine synthase encodes MRAPNGGHRHLDQIGTADSGRTVVAYLASRYPLASADEWLQRIDSGQVLLDEHPAGPNDPLRAGQRLAWIRPPWIEPEVPLATAILYEDQDLLAVAKPSGLPTLPGGGEFLEHTLLNLVRRRHPEANPMHRLGRCTSGVVLFAPDAASGKPLQAAFQAPGTRKVYRALCSGHPASDAFEITAPIGEVPYAPLGRLHAFHPEGRSSFSRVTVLDRREDCTLLDVEIRTGRPHQIRIHLAWAGHPLVGDPLYGPGGTPLEGTQALPGDPGYLLHAHRLELNHPRTGERLELTCPPPPSLRTSR; translated from the coding sequence ATGCGCGCCCCGAACGGAGGCCATCGCCACCTCGACCAGATCGGAACCGCCGATTCGGGCCGGACGGTGGTTGCCTACCTGGCGTCCCGCTACCCACTCGCTTCTGCGGACGAGTGGCTGCAGCGCATCGACTCGGGGCAGGTCCTCCTCGATGAGCACCCCGCCGGCCCGAATGACCCGCTCCGGGCCGGGCAGCGGCTCGCCTGGATCCGCCCCCCGTGGATCGAGCCCGAAGTCCCCCTGGCAACGGCGATCCTGTACGAAGATCAGGATCTGCTCGCCGTGGCCAAGCCCAGTGGCCTGCCCACCCTGCCCGGTGGCGGGGAGTTCCTCGAGCACACCCTCCTGAACCTGGTGCGGCGGCGCCATCCCGAGGCCAATCCCATGCATCGCCTGGGCCGCTGCACATCCGGCGTGGTGCTGTTCGCGCCCGATGCCGCTTCCGGGAAACCCCTTCAGGCCGCCTTCCAGGCCCCCGGCACCCGCAAGGTCTACCGCGCCCTGTGCAGCGGGCATCCTGCAAGCGATGCCTTCGAGATCACGGCCCCCATCGGCGAGGTCCCCTACGCCCCCCTCGGCAGGCTCCACGCCTTCCATCCCGAGGGACGCTCCTCCTTCAGCCGGGTGACCGTCCTGGATCGCAGAGAGGACTGCACCCTTCTCGATGTGGAGATCAGGACCGGCCGCCCCCACCAGATCCGCATCCACCTGGCCTGGGCGGGGCATCCCCTGGTGGGCGACCCGCTTTACGGCCCCGGCGGCACCCCCCTTGAAGGAACCCAGGCCCTGCCCGGCGACCCGGGCTACCTGCTCCATGCCCACCGCCTGGAGCTGAACCATCCGCGCACGGGCGAGCGACTCGAGCTTACCTGCCCGCCACCGCCGTCGCTTAGAACCTCTCGCTAG
- a CDS encoding methyl-accepting chemotaxis protein, which produces MNRKGLALKFFLPVSLALAALLGLVIWGVSAYQISQAEKAFEEHLTSLAVASRSMFHADAEDYCRTRGMTFHRVAQGRYSEDSAEAAFERGSMTLFEANPALEYKVGQFRNASGDPRIYVLSQGRLKDSCITCHGAFGIEAFKSRKAGELVASFGVSMSTAELYRTQRNIRILSIVAGLALLGLISAIMTHRVKTTILTPLEHLSKAIGRVATGDMTVKAPVESEDELAKLATTFNGMVSDLNRALGNMGQASEQVASGSTELAASAEQMSQTVQETARVGEDLREAGREVLQALRQLDANVESMGDHTRQTGAKTDEAVKDTDRGAETGRGTAQGMQAIQQATSRIVQAVKVIQGLARQTNLLSLNAAIEAAKAGAQGKGFAVVAEEVRILAERSGQSAKEIEETIHAMQDAVHEGTSSVDVTLHHLEAIRDRISEVSGSIHDIGSLSQGQAQTSQEVGRLMNQTASRLDQNATATHQLAATVHEVARTSDELSRVAETLKETVQRFKLR; this is translated from the coding sequence ATGAATCGCAAAGGCTTGGCCCTGAAGTTCTTCCTGCCTGTCTCTCTGGCCTTGGCAGCGCTCCTCGGTCTGGTCATCTGGGGTGTCAGCGCCTACCAGATCTCGCAGGCCGAAAAGGCCTTCGAGGAGCACCTGACCTCGCTGGCGGTGGCTTCGCGCTCCATGTTCCATGCCGATGCCGAGGACTATTGCCGCACCCGCGGCATGACCTTCCACCGAGTCGCCCAGGGCCGGTATTCCGAAGATTCGGCTGAGGCGGCCTTCGAGCGTGGAAGCATGACTCTGTTCGAGGCCAATCCGGCCCTGGAATACAAGGTGGGGCAGTTCCGGAACGCCAGCGGGGATCCCCGGATCTACGTGCTGAGCCAGGGTCGGCTGAAGGATTCCTGCATCACCTGCCATGGCGCCTTCGGGATCGAGGCCTTCAAGTCCCGGAAGGCGGGGGAACTGGTCGCCTCCTTCGGCGTGTCCATGTCCACCGCTGAGCTCTACCGGACGCAACGCAACATCCGCATCCTGTCGATCGTGGCCGGCTTGGCCCTGCTGGGCCTCATCAGCGCCATCATGACCCACCGGGTGAAGACCACCATCCTGACTCCCCTGGAGCACCTCTCGAAGGCCATCGGCCGGGTGGCGACCGGGGACATGACCGTGAAGGCCCCGGTGGAAAGCGAGGATGAGCTTGCCAAGCTGGCCACCACGTTCAACGGCATGGTCTCCGACCTCAACCGCGCCCTCGGGAACATGGGCCAGGCCTCGGAGCAGGTGGCCTCCGGCAGCACGGAACTCGCCGCCAGCGCGGAGCAGATGAGCCAGACCGTCCAGGAGACGGCCCGGGTGGGCGAGGATCTGCGCGAGGCCGGACGCGAGGTCCTGCAGGCCCTCCGCCAGCTGGACGCCAACGTGGAATCCATGGGCGATCACACCCGCCAGACCGGGGCCAAGACCGACGAGGCCGTGAAGGATACGGACCGGGGGGCCGAAACGGGCCGGGGCACCGCCCAGGGGATGCAGGCCATCCAGCAGGCCACCTCGCGCATCGTCCAGGCCGTGAAGGTGATCCAGGGCCTGGCCCGCCAGACCAACCTGCTCTCCCTCAACGCCGCCATCGAGGCGGCCAAGGCCGGGGCCCAGGGCAAGGGCTTCGCCGTCGTGGCCGAGGAGGTGCGCATCCTCGCCGAGCGCAGCGGGCAGAGCGCCAAGGAGATCGAGGAGACCATCCACGCCATGCAGGATGCGGTCCATGAAGGTACCTCCAGCGTGGACGTCACCCTCCACCACCTCGAGGCCATCCGGGACCGGATCTCCGAGGTGTCCGGGAGCATCCACGACATCGGCAGCCTCAGCCAGGGCCAGGCCCAGACCAGCCAGGAGGTGGGCCGATTGATGAACCAGACCGCTTCGCGACTGGATCAGAACGCCACGGCCACCCACCAGCTGGCAGCCACCGTGCATGAGGTGGCCCGCACATCGGACGAGCTGTCCCGCGTGGCGGAGACCCTCAAGGAAACCGTGCAGCGGTTCAAGCTGCGATAA
- a CDS encoding cache domain-containing protein translates to MRKTWIILAASAMAAASLTAQTRDQAKSFVKQAVEFAKKNPKEKFLEEVSGVKGQFHFNKGQNNDLYIFVYDLEGKVLAHGVRRELVGVVRWTAKDPDGKPWIQDWTKLVKEKGNGWIEYKELNPAQGNKVMKKASFVELFNGMVVGAGIYE, encoded by the coding sequence ATGCGCAAGACTTGGATCATCCTGGCGGCGTCGGCCATGGCAGCCGCGTCCCTGACGGCCCAGACCCGCGACCAGGCGAAATCATTCGTGAAGCAGGCCGTCGAATTCGCCAAGAAGAACCCAAAAGAGAAGTTCCTGGAAGAGGTCTCGGGCGTGAAGGGCCAGTTCCACTTCAACAAGGGCCAGAACAACGACCTCTACATCTTCGTCTACGACCTGGAGGGCAAGGTGCTGGCCCACGGGGTTCGGCGCGAGCTGGTGGGCGTGGTCCGCTGGACGGCCAAGGATCCGGATGGCAAGCCCTGGATCCAGGACTGGACCAAGCTCGTGAAGGAGAAGGGCAACGGCTGGATCGAGTACAAGGAGCTGAATCCCGCCCAGGGCAACAAGGTCATGAAGAAGGCCTCCTTCGTGGAGCTCTTCAACGGCATGGTCGTCGGGGCCGGCATCTACGAGTAG
- a CDS encoding DUF6445 family protein, translated as MPLPVPAPRRLPSLPYRKPQEGRDYWIVDGILPEAETVASRFQALEEWELGFPHTRETWPGMRSRNALTPAELERLEAKVRELTGARRLWSETAPDGAYLNHNVVQVVGERESGPRPHTDSRKLCRFAAVIYLTPKAPAKAGTTFYRLRYPNGTLSGNVCPPPHTNLREALGVTGLPLQAWHPELSIPNVFNRLLLYRADLVHSATGYCGYDLATKRMTALFFWMAE; from the coding sequence ATGCCACTGCCCGTTCCCGCCCCCCGGCGGTTGCCCTCGTTGCCCTATCGCAAACCTCAGGAGGGCCGGGACTACTGGATCGTGGATGGCATCCTGCCGGAGGCCGAGACCGTGGCATCACGGTTCCAGGCCCTGGAGGAATGGGAGCTGGGTTTCCCCCACACCCGCGAGACCTGGCCGGGCATGCGCTCCAGGAATGCCCTGACTCCTGCCGAACTGGAGCGGCTGGAGGCCAAGGTCCGCGAGCTGACCGGGGCCCGGCGGCTCTGGTCCGAGACCGCTCCCGACGGCGCCTACCTCAACCACAACGTGGTGCAGGTGGTGGGCGAAAGGGAATCAGGGCCGCGGCCCCACACGGATTCGCGGAAGCTCTGTCGCTTCGCGGCCGTCATCTACCTCACGCCGAAGGCGCCCGCGAAAGCAGGCACCACCTTCTACCGCCTGCGCTATCCCAACGGGACCCTCAGCGGAAATGTCTGCCCGCCGCCCCACACCAACCTGCGCGAGGCCCTGGGCGTGACCGGGCTGCCCCTGCAGGCCTGGCACCCCGAGCTGTCGATTCCCAACGTGTTCAACCGCCTGCTGCTGTACCGCGCGGACCTCGTCCATTCCGCCACGGGCTACTGCGGTTACGACCTCGCGACCAAGCGGATGACCGCACTGTTCTTCTGGATGGCCGAGTAG